A genomic stretch from Flavobacterium nitratireducens includes:
- a CDS encoding CusA/CzcA family heavy metal efflux RND transporter: MLEKIIAFSLKNKLIVLLFTLGIFGFGIFSVFQISIGAVPDVTNNQVQVITTSRNLSTQDIEQFITYPVEIEMSNLPGVKEIRSVSKFGLSVVTIVFEDNQGTYLPRQLIAEKIKSAAEKIPEGFGTPEMGPITTGLGEVYQYTLEVKPEFKNNYSVTDLRTLQDWVVKRQLSGIKGVIEINTWGGYLKQYEIAISPARLNAMNISVSDVFKALENNNGIAGGAYIEKVNQSYFIRAEGKTKSLEDIGNIVVTNQNGLPILIKNVADVRFGHANRFGAITGNGEGEKVLGQVMMLKGANSKQVINDVKDRVAEIQKSLPEGVYINGFLERSELVGKTTFTVAENLILGCLIVVFVVVLLLGNWRSGLVVASVIPLCLLFAISLMNIFGIDANLMSLGAIDFGIIIDGAVIIVEFIAFQIAHKSKHLVHLSNENRQQEIDQITYKSASKMMNSAVFGQLIILIVFIPILSLSGIEGKMFKPMAMTFSFALVGAMLFCFTYVPVVSSLFLKPKEENPESFSNKLINKLNAFYLPIIHWALANTKKVLYGAFALLVMAVVVFSTMGGEFIPTLDEGDFVIQPVLKTGTSLSKTIATTTKIEKIILKKFPEVEQVVSRIGAAEVPTDPMSMEESDVIVKLKPKSDWVSASSKDELADKIKEAIEEQIPNMEVEFTQPIEMRFNELISGTRSDVAVKIFGENLDILAKKAHEIEKAIANVEGASDIIIEKTEGLPQMTVQYDRSKIARYGLNIADLNELIALGFAGKTLGNVFEGEKRFDMVIRLDQNNRHDIEDLKNLYVSTPSGQQIPMQELATITYSDGPAKISRDNANRRIVIGINVRNRDLQSVVKDIQKIVDTKIKLPAGYYVKYGGQFENLESAKARLMIAVPIALILIFILLYFAFGSVKEALMVYSAIPLSAVGGILFLWTRDLPFSISAGVGFIALFGIAVLNGIVLIEHFKELKHQGMTNKDELILKGTTDRLRPVLLTAAAAALGFLPMAVSASAGAEVQRPLATVVIGGLFTATFLTMLVLPVLYKVFDGKEFKKPKFKKQHHRAIVILFLLSTSFVFSQNTNSELNQLISKGINNNKALKASQLQVEKSKANINSAYTFDKTNIYYNYDQNNLAYNDKAVSVIGAQQRFLFPTVYGAQKKFNTAEYEKQQASFELEKNKLSLEISKLYYQIVYLQHQEILYERLDSLYQNFTKASNRRFELGETNYLEKITAQSKARQIALKLSQIRNEKKAQYDLLQYSIQSDEKILIKSNQIIPIEFSTEDSSKSTYTHYLESVRKNYKSQITLQKQNWLPDLNLEYFRGSNKGLSQSLNGFQVGIALPILYSGNVTKTKVAKLELESWETQVQNENQKLTAFVESKKSELLKYQEAINYYNKQGKKLGEEILKVANMSYKQGEIDFFQYIQSLENATIIEVEYLDNVLLFNKTHLDYQYLNF, encoded by the coding sequence ATGTTAGAGAAAATCATTGCCTTTAGTTTAAAGAATAAACTTATTGTTTTGTTATTCACTTTGGGAATTTTTGGATTCGGAATTTTTTCAGTATTCCAAATTTCCATTGGTGCAGTACCTGATGTGACTAACAATCAAGTTCAGGTTATTACTACTTCGCGTAATCTTTCTACTCAGGACATAGAACAGTTTATTACCTATCCGGTGGAAATTGAAATGTCTAATTTACCCGGAGTAAAGGAAATTCGTTCGGTTTCCAAATTTGGATTATCAGTTGTTACTATTGTTTTTGAAGATAATCAAGGAACTTATTTACCGAGACAGTTAATAGCTGAAAAAATAAAATCGGCAGCCGAGAAAATCCCAGAAGGTTTTGGAACACCCGAAATGGGACCTATAACAACCGGATTGGGTGAAGTCTATCAATACACACTTGAAGTAAAACCCGAATTTAAAAACAATTATTCCGTTACCGATTTAAGAACTTTGCAGGATTGGGTAGTAAAACGTCAACTTTCAGGTATCAAAGGAGTGATTGAAATTAACACTTGGGGAGGTTATCTAAAACAATATGAAATAGCTATTTCACCAGCTCGTCTAAATGCGATGAACATAAGTGTTTCGGATGTTTTTAAAGCTTTAGAAAACAACAACGGAATAGCCGGAGGAGCTTATATTGAAAAAGTAAATCAAAGTTATTTTATTCGCGCCGAAGGAAAAACAAAATCCTTAGAAGATATTGGAAATATTGTGGTTACAAATCAGAATGGTTTACCTATTTTGATTAAAAATGTAGCCGATGTTCGTTTTGGTCATGCCAATCGTTTTGGAGCAATTACCGGGAATGGAGAAGGGGAGAAGGTGCTTGGACAGGTAATGATGCTTAAAGGAGCTAATTCAAAACAGGTAATTAATGATGTAAAAGACAGGGTTGCCGAAATTCAAAAAAGTTTACCAGAAGGAGTTTATATCAACGGCTTTTTGGAAAGAAGTGAATTGGTAGGTAAAACCACTTTTACAGTAGCCGAAAATCTGATTTTAGGTTGTTTGATCGTGGTTTTTGTTGTGGTTTTACTACTTGGAAATTGGCGTTCGGGATTAGTTGTCGCTTCTGTTATCCCATTATGTTTGTTATTTGCTATTTCGTTGATGAATATTTTTGGTATCGATGCTAATTTAATGAGTTTAGGAGCCATTGATTTTGGGATTATCATTGATGGAGCAGTAATTATAGTAGAATTCATTGCCTTTCAAATTGCACATAAATCGAAACATTTAGTTCATTTATCAAATGAAAACCGTCAACAGGAAATTGATCAGATTACGTATAAAAGCGCTTCAAAAATGATGAATTCGGCAGTTTTTGGTCAGTTAATTATTTTGATTGTATTTATTCCCATTTTGTCTCTTTCAGGTATCGAAGGAAAAATGTTCAAGCCAATGGCAATGACTTTTAGTTTCGCTTTAGTTGGAGCGATGCTGTTTTGCTTTACTTATGTTCCGGTAGTTTCCTCATTATTTTTAAAACCTAAAGAAGAAAATCCGGAGTCATTTTCGAATAAATTAATAAATAAATTAAATGCGTTTTATTTACCGATAATTCATTGGGCTTTAGCCAATACTAAAAAAGTTTTATATGGAGCTTTTGCCTTATTGGTAATGGCTGTAGTAGTGTTTTCGACTATGGGAGGCGAATTTATTCCAACTTTGGATGAAGGAGATTTTGTTATTCAACCGGTTCTTAAAACAGGAACTTCTTTGAGTAAAACAATTGCAACTACTACCAAAATTGAAAAAATAATTCTCAAAAAATTCCCTGAAGTAGAGCAAGTAGTTAGCCGAATTGGTGCTGCCGAAGTACCTACGGATCCCATGAGTATGGAAGAAAGTGATGTAATTGTCAAATTGAAACCTAAATCGGATTGGGTTTCGGCTTCCAGTAAAGACGAATTGGCTGATAAAATAAAAGAAGCAATCGAAGAACAAATTCCGAATATGGAAGTAGAATTTACCCAGCCTATCGAAATGCGTTTTAACGAACTGATTTCAGGGACACGTTCGGATGTAGCGGTGAAAATATTTGGTGAAAATCTGGATATTTTGGCTAAAAAAGCACATGAAATCGAAAAAGCAATTGCTAATGTTGAAGGAGCATCAGATATTATCATCGAAAAAACAGAAGGTTTACCTCAAATGACAGTACAATATGATCGTTCGAAAATTGCTCGTTATGGATTAAATATCGCCGATTTGAATGAATTAATTGCACTAGGTTTTGCCGGAAAAACGCTTGGTAATGTTTTTGAAGGTGAAAAACGTTTTGATATGGTTATTCGATTAGATCAAAATAATCGTCACGATATTGAAGATCTAAAGAACCTCTACGTGAGTACTCCTTCGGGGCAACAAATTCCTATGCAGGAATTGGCAACTATTACATATTCTGATGGGCCAGCTAAAATTTCCAGAGACAATGCTAACAGAAGAATTGTTATTGGAATTAATGTACGAAATCGTGATTTACAAAGTGTAGTGAAGGATATTCAGAAAATTGTAGATACTAAAATTAAATTGCCTGCTGGATATTATGTGAAATATGGAGGTCAATTTGAAAATTTAGAAAGTGCTAAAGCCAGATTGATGATTGCTGTTCCAATTGCTTTGATTCTGATATTTATTCTATTGTATTTTGCCTTTGGTTCGGTTAAAGAAGCTTTGATGGTGTATTCGGCGATTCCTTTGTCTGCAGTGGGTGGAATATTATTTTTATGGACAAGAGATTTACCTTTTAGTATTTCGGCTGGAGTAGGTTTTATCGCTTTGTTTGGAATAGCAGTTTTAAACGGAATCGTATTAATCGAACATTTTAAAGAATTGAAACATCAGGGTATGACTAATAAAGACGAATTAATTTTGAAAGGAACAACAGATCGATTACGTCCTGTATTATTAACCGCCGCCGCCGCCGCTCTAGGTTTTTTACCAATGGCTGTGTCTGCTTCAGCTGGAGCCGAAGTTCAACGACCATTAGCAACCGTAGTGATTGGAGGATTATTTACGGCTACATTTTTAACAATGCTTGTATTGCCTGTTTTGTATAAAGTTTTTGATGGAAAGGAATTTAAAAAACCAAAATTCAAAAAACAGCATCATAGAGCTATTGTAATTTTGTTTTTGCTAAGTACTTCATTTGTTTTTTCACAAAATACTAATTCTGAATTGAATCAATTAATTAGCAAAGGCATTAATAACAACAAAGCTTTAAAAGCTTCTCAATTGCAAGTCGAAAAATCAAAAGCCAACATCAATAGCGCTTATACTTTTGATAAAACAAATATTTACTACAATTACGATCAAAATAATTTGGCATACAATGATAAAGCTGTTTCTGTAATTGGAGCACAACAACGTTTTTTGTTTCCAACAGTTTATGGAGCACAAAAGAAATTTAATACCGCTGAATACGAAAAGCAACAAGCCAGTTTTGAATTAGAGAAGAACAAACTGAGTCTGGAGATTTCTAAGTTGTATTATCAAATTGTCTATTTACAACATCAGGAAATTTTATATGAAAGGTTGGATAGTTTGTATCAAAATTTCACCAAGGCCAGTAATCGCCGTTTTGAATTAGGAGAAACAAATTATCTGGAAAAAATCACTGCTCAATCGAAGGCAAGACAAATTGCATTAAAGCTTTCGCAAATTAGAAATGAAAAAAAAGCTCAATATGATTTGCTTCAATATAGCATTCAATCAGATGAAAAAATACTTATTAAGTCGAATCAAATTATACCAATAGAATTTTCAACGGAAGATTCAAGTAAATCAACTTATACTCATTATTTAGAATCAGTTAGAAAAAATTACAAAAGTCAAATTACTTTGCAAAAACAGAATTGGTTGCCTGATTTAAATTTAGAATATTTTAGAGGTTCTAATAAAGGATTATCACAATCGTTAAACGGTTTTCAAGTGGGAATTGCATTGCCAATTTTATATTCTGGAAATGTAACCAAAACTAAAGTTGCCAAATTAGAATTGGAAAGTTGGGAAACTCAGGTGCAAAACGAGAATCAAAAATTAACTGCTTTTGTTGAAAGTAAAAAAAGTGAATTGTTGAAATATCAGGAAGCCATTAATTATTACAACAAACAAGGAAAAAAGTTAGGAGAGGAAATTTTAAAAGTGGCAAATATGAGCTACAAACAGGGTGAAATTGACTTTTTTCAATATATTCAAAGTTTAGAAAATGCAACAATTATTGAAGTTGAATATTTAGATAATGTACTACTCTTTAACAAAACCCATTTAGATTACCAATACTTAAATTTTTAA
- a CDS encoding efflux RND transporter periplasmic adaptor subunit → MKNILTILSISLILFSCKEAKTDETAITDSDLISVTASQFKSAGMEIANPSKQKFDVTVKATGKIDVPPQNRAQITSFVGGYVKSTQLLVGDKVVKGQALLTLENTEFLDVQKEYLEVAEQINYLKSEYVRQKTLFDEKITSQKNYLKAESEYRRAKGMYQSLKEKLKLLNINPAQVEKGKLTSTVTIYAPISGDIVVMNAHLGMHINPSDVILEIIQTDHLHLELAIFEKDILKIKKNQDILFTVPEASKEVFNAKVHLVGKSIEGNDRTINVHAHLDDQIKQRLLTGMFVEANVIVDSKKALAIPKDALLNEQNKNFVLLVSESKNANYSFKKVAVTIGTISEDYVEIFPDNQVNVNSKIVTKGAYDIAN, encoded by the coding sequence ATGAAAAATATACTCACTATACTTTCTATTTCACTCATTTTATTTTCTTGTAAAGAAGCAAAAACTGATGAAACTGCTATTACTGATTCTGATCTAATTAGTGTGACAGCTAGTCAATTTAAGTCGGCTGGAATGGAAATTGCCAATCCTTCGAAGCAAAAGTTTGATGTGACTGTAAAAGCAACAGGAAAAATTGATGTTCCTCCACAAAATCGTGCTCAAATTACTTCTTTTGTAGGTGGTTACGTGAAGTCAACTCAATTGTTAGTTGGTGACAAAGTAGTAAAAGGACAAGCTTTGTTAACGCTTGAAAACACAGAGTTTTTAGATGTTCAAAAGGAATACTTAGAAGTAGCAGAACAAATTAATTATTTAAAATCGGAATATGTTCGTCAAAAAACCTTGTTTGATGAAAAAATTACTTCGCAAAAAAACTATTTAAAAGCAGAAAGCGAGTATCGAAGAGCAAAAGGGATGTATCAAAGTTTAAAAGAAAAATTAAAATTGTTGAACATCAATCCTGCACAAGTCGAAAAAGGAAAATTAACCTCTACGGTTACAATTTATGCACCAATTTCTGGTGACATTGTGGTAATGAATGCACATTTAGGAATGCATATTAATCCTTCGGATGTGATTTTAGAAATCATTCAAACTGATCATTTACACTTAGAATTGGCTATTTTTGAAAAGGATATTTTGAAAATTAAGAAAAATCAGGATATTCTTTTTACTGTTCCAGAAGCTTCTAAAGAGGTTTTTAATGCTAAAGTCCATTTGGTAGGAAAATCAATTGAAGGAAATGATCGCACAATTAATGTTCATGCGCATTTGGATGATCAAATAAAACAACGATTATTAACAGGAATGTTTGTAGAAGCAAATGTTATTGTAGATTCAAAAAAAGCTCTAGCAATACCAAAAGACGCTTTATTGAATGAACAAAACAAAAATTTTGTACTTTTAGTTAGTGAGAGCAAGAATGCTAATTACTCATTTAAAAAAGTTGCGGTTACTATTGGTACAATATCAGAAGATTATGTTGAAATATTTCCTGATAATCAAGTCAATGTGAATTCTAAAATCGTAACAAAAGGAGCTTACGACATTGCTAATTAA
- the hisG gene encoding ATP phosphoribosyltransferase: MSTLKIAIQKSGRLNEDSIQILKDAGISINNGNDQLKAEASNFPLEVLYLRNSDIPQYLIDGVVDLAILGDNLLVEKGKNIEVIQKLGFSKCKVSVAVPKSFEYKSVKDLDGLRVATSYPNTVIDFFNKYGVTVDIHQISGSVEIAPNIGLADAIVDIVSSGSTLFKNNLKEVEVILKSEAVLAVSPKVSPDTQKIIDTLKFRIDSVLRARNSKYILMNVPNEKIEAVSNILPVLRSATVMPLAQPGWSSVHTVIEKDTFWEVIDLLKEAGAEGILVCPIEKMVL; this comes from the coding sequence ATGAGTACGCTAAAAATTGCAATTCAAAAATCAGGTAGATTAAACGAAGACAGTATCCAGATTTTAAAAGATGCTGGTATTTCAATCAACAATGGAAATGATCAATTAAAGGCTGAAGCCTCTAATTTTCCTCTAGAAGTTTTATACTTAAGAAACTCTGATATTCCTCAATATTTGATTGATGGAGTTGTAGATCTTGCTATCCTAGGGGATAATTTATTAGTTGAAAAAGGCAAAAACATTGAAGTGATTCAAAAATTAGGTTTTTCTAAATGCAAAGTTTCTGTAGCTGTTCCTAAATCTTTTGAATACAAATCAGTGAAAGATTTAGACGGTTTACGTGTGGCCACTTCTTATCCAAATACCGTTATTGATTTCTTTAATAAATATGGCGTTACAGTTGATATTCACCAAATTTCTGGTTCTGTTGAAATCGCACCTAATATTGGTTTAGCTGATGCTATTGTAGATATTGTTTCTAGCGGAAGTACCTTGTTTAAAAATAATTTAAAGGAGGTTGAAGTTATCTTAAAGAGTGAAGCCGTTTTAGCAGTTTCTCCAAAAGTAAGCCCTGATACTCAAAAAATAATCGATACTTTAAAATTCCGTATTGATTCTGTTTTAAGAGCGAGAAATTCAAAATACATTTTGATGAACGTTCCTAACGAAAAAATTGAAGCAGTAAGCAATATTCTTCCTGTTTTAAGAAGTGCAACGGTTATGCCATTAGCTCAACCCGGATGGAGTAGTGTACACACTGTGATTGAAAAAGATACTTTTTGGGAAGTAATTGATCTATTAAAAGAAGCGGGTGCAGAAGGAATTTTGGTTTGCCCAATCGAGAAAATGGTACTTTAA
- the hisD gene encoding histidinol dehydrogenase, with amino-acid sequence MNKIYNPTASTWSTILERPTKTVNDIESIVKEIFAAVQKEGDVAVSNYTKQFDGVSFENIEVSSAEIETAVASLASDLKEAIALAKVNIEKFHLAQKTTRVTVETTEGVQCWQEKRPIQKVGLYIPGGTAPLFSTVLMLAVPAKIAGCKEIVLCSPPDKNGNINPAILYAANLCGVTKIIKVGGIQAIAGMTFGTQAIPKVYKIFGPGNQYVTVAKQLATQFGVAIDMPAGPSELLVVADDTAIPEFVASDLLSQAEHGTDSQVILVSTSKSFMDAVENEIQSQLEVLPRKAIAEKAIANSKLIFVENHQIALDLINEYGPEHFIVCTANNDFYVDGIQNAGSVFIGNYTPESAGDYASGTNHTLPTNGYAKNYSGVNLDSFMKSMTFQKISETGIQNIGSAIEIMAEAEGLQAHKNAVTLRLAEIEKRK; translated from the coding sequence ATGAATAAAATATACAATCCAACCGCTTCTACTTGGTCTACCATTCTAGAAAGACCTACTAAAACGGTTAACGATATTGAATCAATAGTTAAAGAAATTTTTGCTGCTGTTCAAAAAGAGGGAGATGTTGCTGTATCCAATTATACAAAGCAGTTTGATGGTGTAAGTTTTGAAAATATTGAAGTTTCTTCTGCTGAAATCGAAACCGCTGTTGCAAGTTTAGCTTCTGATTTAAAAGAGGCAATCGCTTTAGCAAAAGTAAATATTGAAAAATTTCACTTAGCACAAAAAACAACTCGTGTTACAGTTGAAACTACTGAAGGTGTACAATGTTGGCAAGAAAAAAGACCTATTCAAAAAGTAGGTTTATACATTCCCGGCGGAACAGCTCCTTTATTTTCTACTGTTTTGATGTTGGCTGTTCCTGCTAAAATTGCGGGTTGCAAAGAAATTGTTTTGTGTTCGCCTCCTGATAAAAACGGAAACATCAATCCTGCTATTTTGTATGCTGCTAACCTATGTGGTGTTACTAAAATTATAAAAGTGGGAGGTATACAAGCTATTGCAGGAATGACATTTGGAACACAAGCCATTCCTAAAGTATATAAAATTTTCGGACCCGGAAATCAATATGTAACAGTTGCTAAACAATTAGCCACTCAATTTGGAGTAGCTATTGATATGCCGGCAGGACCTTCTGAATTATTAGTTGTAGCTGATGATACTGCGATTCCTGAATTTGTAGCTTCAGATTTATTATCACAAGCAGAACACGGGACAGATAGTCAAGTAATTTTAGTTTCTACATCTAAGTCTTTTATGGATGCTGTTGAAAACGAAATTCAATCACAATTAGAAGTATTACCAAGAAAAGCCATTGCCGAAAAAGCAATTGCTAATTCGAAATTAATCTTTGTAGAAAATCATCAAATTGCGTTGGATTTAATCAATGAATATGGTCCGGAACACTTTATTGTTTGTACGGCAAATAATGATTTTTATGTAGACGGAATCCAAAATGCAGGTTCGGTTTTTATAGGGAATTATACACCTGAAAGCGCCGGAGATTATGCTTCAGGCACTAATCATACTTTGCCAACTAATGGTTATGCTAAAAATTATAGCGGAGTAAATTTGGATAGTTTTATGAAATCCATGACGTTCCAAAAAATCTCTGAAACTGGTATCCAAAACATAGGAAGTGCTATTGAAATCATGGCTGAAGCCGAAGGTTTACAAGCACATAAGAATGCTGTAACTCTGAGATTAGCTGAGATAGAAAAAAGAAAATAG
- the hisC gene encoding histidinol-phosphate transaminase — protein MKNFDINNLVRDNVKVLKPYSSARDEFEDFDTAQMVFLDANENPYENGVNRYPDPQQNSVKAVLAKNKGLSSKQILLGNGSDEVLDLLFRAFCEPKEDNVISLPPTYGMYGVLANINNVEHKEIVLSDSFQPRVEAILEAVTPNTKIIFLCSPNNPTGNSFTTESVTTLLEKFNGFVVIDEAYIDFSEKESWLAKLDQYPNLIITQTLSKAYGLAGIRLGICYGSAEAIAVLNKIKPPYNVNELTQQRALERLKDQSKIDSEIVAIIAQREALLKVLSEVNFVEKIYPSEANFILAKVDDANKRYDELIAKGIVIRNRTTQPLCENCLRFTIGTEEENKKLIEALKSI, from the coding sequence ATGAAAAATTTCGATATAAATAATTTAGTTCGTGATAATGTTAAGGTTTTAAAACCCTATTCTTCGGCACGTGACGAATTTGAAGATTTTGATACGGCTCAAATGGTATTCTTAGATGCTAATGAAAATCCATATGAAAATGGAGTAAACCGTTACCCAGATCCGCAACAAAACAGTGTGAAAGCAGTTTTGGCAAAAAACAAAGGGCTAAGTTCAAAACAAATTTTATTAGGAAATGGAAGTGATGAAGTATTGGATTTGTTGTTCAGAGCTTTTTGCGAACCTAAAGAAGATAATGTAATTTCTTTACCGCCTACTTACGGAATGTATGGTGTTTTGGCGAATATCAACAACGTAGAACACAAAGAAATAGTGCTTTCAGATAGTTTCCAACCTAGAGTAGAAGCTATTTTAGAAGCGGTAACACCAAATACTAAAATCATCTTTTTGTGCTCGCCAAATAACCCAACGGGAAATTCATTCACAACCGAAAGTGTTACTACTTTATTAGAAAAATTCAATGGTTTTGTGGTGATTGATGAAGCTTATATCGACTTTTCTGAAAAAGAAAGTTGGTTAGCCAAATTAGATCAATATCCTAATTTAATAATCACACAAACACTTTCAAAAGCCTATGGTTTGGCTGGAATTCGTTTGGGAATTTGTTATGGATCAGCTGAAGCAATTGCTGTTTTAAACAAAATAAAACCACCTTACAACGTTAATGAATTAACACAACAAAGAGCTTTAGAACGACTAAAAGATCAATCTAAAATTGATAGCGAAATAGTTGCAATTATTGCTCAAAGAGAAGCCTTACTTAAAGTATTAAGTGAAGTGAATTTTGTTGAAAAGATTTATCCTTCTGAAGCCAATTTTATCTTAGCAAAAGTAGATGATGCTAACAAACGTTATGATGAATTGATTGCCAAAGGAATCGTAATCAGGAACAGGACTACGCAGCCTTTATGTGAAAACTGTTTGCGATTTACCATTGGAACAGAGGAAGAGAATAAAAAATTAATTGAAGCTTTGAAGTCTATTTAA
- the hisH gene encoding imidazole glycerol phosphate synthase subunit HisH — protein sequence MKIVIINYGAGNIQSILFAIERLGYSAVLTNNPEEIQAADKVIFPGVGEASYAMKMLKKSGLDTLIPTLKQPVLGICLGMQLMCNHTEEGDTTGLGIFDVDVIKFSPKVKVPQMGWNTIYNLKSDLFKYVAEKEYMYLVHSFYAPLCEETIATTDYEVPYSSALENKNFFGTQFHPEKSGDVGERILKNFLLLTSNF from the coding sequence ATGAAAATAGTAATCATAAATTACGGAGCAGGAAATATTCAAAGCATTCTATTTGCAATAGAAAGATTGGGATATTCTGCTGTGTTAACCAATAATCCTGAAGAAATTCAAGCCGCTGACAAAGTGATTTTCCCAGGTGTAGGCGAAGCCAGTTATGCTATGAAAATGCTTAAAAAAAGTGGATTAGACACTTTGATTCCTACATTAAAACAACCTGTTTTAGGGATTTGTTTGGGGATGCAATTGATGTGTAATCATACCGAAGAAGGAGATACAACTGGTTTAGGAATTTTTGATGTAGATGTAATTAAGTTTTCACCCAAGGTAAAAGTACCTCAAATGGGTTGGAATACAATTTATAATCTGAAATCGGATTTGTTTAAATATGTAGCCGAAAAGGAATATATGTATCTGGTACATAGTTTTTATGCACCTTTATGTGAAGAAACCATCGCAACAACCGATTATGAAGTACCATATTCATCGGCATTGGAAAATAAAAATTTCTTTGGAACGCAATTTCACCCAGAAAAAAGCGGTGATGTAGGCGAGCGAATTTTAAAGAACTTCCTTCTTCTAACTTCTAACTTCTAA
- the hisA gene encoding 1-(5-phosphoribosyl)-5-[(5-phosphoribosylamino)methylideneamino]imidazole-4-carboxamide isomerase codes for MRIIPAIDIIDGKCVRLSKGDYNTKIVYNENPLEVAKEFEAHGIEYLHLVDLDGAKSSRIVNHKILEQIATQTKLKIDFGGGLKADSDLKIAFESGANQITGGSIAVKNRPVFEEWITKFGAEKIILGADANNEKVAVSGWLEESNEDLVPFIQNYQSKGIEYVICTDIAKDGMLQGPSFDLYAKILSQAKGLKLIASGGISTFDELPKLAEIGCEGTIIGKAIYEGRITLKQLEKYIIQS; via the coding sequence ATGAGAATAATACCAGCCATAGACATTATTGACGGAAAATGTGTTCGTTTGTCTAAAGGAGATTACAATACTAAAATTGTTTACAACGAAAACCCGCTTGAAGTTGCTAAAGAATTCGAAGCACATGGAATCGAATATTTGCATTTAGTAGATTTAGATGGAGCCAAATCAAGCCGAATTGTAAATCATAAAATTTTAGAACAAATTGCAACACAAACCAAACTGAAAATTGATTTTGGTGGTGGTTTAAAAGCTGATTCGGATTTAAAAATCGCTTTTGAATCTGGGGCAAACCAAATTACAGGAGGAAGTATTGCCGTAAAAAACCGCCCAGTTTTTGAAGAATGGATTACGAAATTTGGTGCCGAAAAAATTATTTTAGGAGCCGATGCTAATAATGAAAAAGTAGCTGTTTCAGGCTGGTTAGAAGAATCCAATGAAGATTTAGTTCCTTTTATTCAAAACTATCAGTCAAAAGGAATTGAGTATGTTATTTGTACGGATATTGCCAAGGATGGAATGTTACAAGGACCAAGCTTTGATTTGTACGCTAAAATTTTAAGTCAGGCTAAAGGATTAAAATTAATTGCTTCAGGAGGAATTTCCACTTTTGATGAATTACCTAAATTAGCCGAAATTGGTTGCGAAGGAACTATCATTGGTAAAGCCATTTACGAAGGGAGAATCACTTTGAAACAATTAGAAAAATATATTATACAAAGTTAG
- the hisF gene encoding imidazole glycerol phosphate synthase subunit HisF: protein MLTKRIIPCLDIKNGRTVKGVNFVDLRDAGDPVELAKIYSDEGADELVFLDISATEERRRTLVDLVRKVAATINIPFTVGGGISAVEDVEVLLQNGADKVSINSSAVKNPQLINDLAQKFGSQCVVVAIDAKQIDGEWIVHLVGGKVPTEIRLFDWAKEVEQRGAGEILFTSMDHDGTKNGFANEALSHLSSLVNIPIIASGGAGNMQHFTDTFIDGNADAALAASVFHFKEIEIKTLKKELKNNNIEVRI from the coding sequence ATGTTAACAAAAAGAATCATACCTTGTTTAGACATTAAAAACGGTCGTACTGTAAAAGGAGTAAATTTTGTAGATTTACGTGATGCAGGAGATCCGGTGGAACTGGCTAAAATTTATTCGGATGAAGGAGCTGATGAATTGGTGTTTTTAGATATTTCTGCAACGGAAGAAAGAAGAAGAACCTTAGTAGATTTGGTTCGAAAAGTAGCTGCAACCATCAATATTCCTTTTACTGTTGGAGGAGGAATTTCGGCTGTGGAGGATGTGGAAGTTTTATTGCAAAATGGTGCCGATAAAGTTTCAATCAATTCTTCAGCTGTAAAAAATCCACAATTGATTAATGATTTAGCTCAGAAATTTGGAAGTCAGTGCGTTGTTGTAGCGATCGATGCCAAGCAAATTGATGGCGAATGGATTGTACATTTAGTAGGTGGAAAAGTACCTACGGAAATCCGATTGTTTGATTGGGCAAAAGAAGTAGAACAAAGAGGAGCAGGGGAAATTTTGTTTACCTCAATGGATCATGACGGAACTAAAAATGGATTTGCAAATGAAGCTTTGTCCCATTTGTCTAGTTTGGTTAATATTCCAATTATTGCTTCTGGTGGAGCTGGAAATATGCAACACTTTACCGATACATTTATTGATGGAAATGCAGATGCCGCCTTGGCCGCAAGCGTTTTTCATTTTAAAGAAATTGAAATCAAAACGTTGAAAAAAGAACTTAAAAATAATAATATTGAGGTTAGAATTTAG